Proteins from one Triticum aestivum cultivar Chinese Spring chromosome 7A, IWGSC CS RefSeq v2.1, whole genome shotgun sequence genomic window:
- the LOC123147738 gene encoding eukaryotic translation initiation factor 1A-like, producing MPKNKGKGGKNRKRGKNEADDDKRELVFKEDGQEYAQVTRMLGNGRCEAICVDGTKRLCHIRGKMHKKVWIAAGDIVLVGLRDYQDDKADVILKYMNDEARLLKAYGELPDTLRLNEGVDVDGPEEGEGDSDYIQFEDEDIDKI from the coding sequence ATGCCGAAGAACAAGGGTAAGGGAGGCAAGAACCGCAAGCGGGGCAAGAACGAGGCCGACGACGACAAGCGCGAGCTGGTGTTCAAGGAGGACGGCCAGGAGTACGCGCAGGTGACGCGGATGCTCGGCAACGGGCGCTGCGAGGCCATCTGCGTCGACGGCACCAAGCGCCTCTGCCACATCCGGGGCAAGATGCACAAGAAGGTCTGGATCGCCGCCGGGGACATCGTCCTCGTCGGCCTCCGCGACTACCAGGACGACAAGGCCGACGTCATCCTCAAGTACATGAACGACGAGGCCCGCCTACTCAAGGCCTACGGGGAGCTCCCCGACACGCTCCGCCTCAACGAGGGCGTTGACGTCGACGGCCCCGAGGAGGGCGAGGGCGACAGCGACTACATCCAGTTCGAGGACGAGGACATCGACAAGATCTAA
- the LOC123147739 gene encoding RNA-binding KH domain-containing protein RCF3: protein MDRSRSKRGYHYDQDSPPPRSKPRFDRRGGGGGPNPNANYHRRGPPGGGGGASDRRGGFLPPDAAPPPLPPPPPPASSAAAGGGGPGQTTSFRILCPESKTYGFPASFINNAQDDSGAIITIHPPFPGDPVRVIETADGVPREADGRPPMFSPAQEALLMVHRRILETQPDDGDEDGEYGPRGKDARDRGKVTTRLIVPRQHVGCLLGKGGKIIEQMRSETKTHIRILPREQNMPRCVSLSEEVVQVVGEGNCVKKAVAIISDRLKESLHRDRGPFLRGRNSPEHRISQADEYLGGGQQMPAFEEPYPRFDQIRNNGSMEPPGYEFDSNGSKFNEHPEIPFDEIIFRILCPNDKASSLVGSRDGIIDMLQAEVGVDVRLTDLIAGSDERTLIITSREGPDHELFPAQEALLHIQTFIVDLGPDKDNIITTRLLVPSSEIACFEGRDGSLSEIQRQTSANIQILPREELPSCALESDELIQIVGEIRAARNALMQVTSKLRSYIYREMSAPIQMGSLNVHGSISPAKGSPRLYAGNDLPMPIYQQAPQMATSWHSKDSGLSASGSFEQGSSINDDIRQTNTKRFAVPLVTRSTLEVVIPQSAVASLSMRAGSKLAQISEMSGASVTLAEDRPGVMEKVVRISGTPEQADKAQSLLQGFILSIQDDIPSG from the exons ATGGATCGCTCCCGCTCGAAGCGCGGGTACCACTACGACCAGgactcgccgccgccccgctccaaGCCCCGATTCGACcgccgcggcgggggcggcggcccgAACCCTAACGCCAACTACCACCGCCGCGGACCccccgggggcggcggcggcgcctccgACCGCCGCGGCGGCTTCCTTCCCCCGGACGCCGCACCGCCCCCTctcccgcccccgccgccgcccgcttcctccgcggcggcggggggcgggggtCCCGGCCAGACCACCTCCTTCCGCATCCTGTGCCCGgagtccaagacctacggcttcccCGCCAGCTTCATTAACAACGCCCAGGATGACAGTGGCGCGATCATCACTATCCACCCGCCCTTCCCCGGGGACCCTGTCCGCGTCATCGAGACGGCCGACGGCGTCCCACGCGAGGCGGATGGCCGCCCGCCGATGTTCTCGCCGGCGCAGGAGGCGCTCCTCATGGTGCACCGGCGGATCCTGGAGACGCAGCCTGACGACGGCGATGAGGACGGCGAGTACGGGCCCAGGGGCAAGGACGCCAGGGACCGCGGTAAGGTGACCACCCGGCTCATCGTGCCGCGGCAGCATGTGGGATGCCTGCTTGGCAAGGGTGGCAAGATCATCGAGCAGATGAGGTCCGAGACCAAGACGCACATCAGGATCCTGCCTCGCGAGCAGAACATGCCGCGATGTGTATCGTTGTCGGAGGAGGTCGTGCAG GTTGTTGGAGAAGGAAATTGTGTTAAAAAGGCTGTAGCGATTATCTCTGACCGTTTAAAGGAAAGCTTACACCGTGATCGTGGTCCCTTTCTTCGTGGACGAAATTCACCCGAGCAtcgtatttctcaggctgatgaatACCTGGGTGGTGGTCAGCAGATGCCTGCATTTGAAGAACCTTATCCCCGATTTGATCAAATTAGAAATAATGGTAGCATGGAGCCACCAGGATATGAGTTTGATTCAAATGGTAGCAAGTTCAATGAACATCCAGAGATTCCATTCGATGAAATCATATTTCGAATCCTTTGCCCGAATGACAAGGCTAGCAGTTTGGTTGGATCACGAGATGGAATAATAGATATGTTACAGGCTGAAGTTGGTGTTGATGTTAGGCTTACTGATCTTATTGCTGGATCTGACGAAAGGACTCTAATCATTACATCAAGAGAG GGCCCAGACCATGAGCTTTTTCCAGCTCAAGAAGCATTGCTGCACATCCAAACCTTTATCGTGGATCTTGGCCCTGACAAGGATAACATTATCACAACGAGGTTACTTGTCCCTTCAAGTGAAATTGCTTGCTTTGAGGGGAGGGATGGATCATTATCTGAGATACAGAGACAAACTAGCGCAAATATACAGATATTACCAAGAGAAGAACTTCCTTCTTGCGCCCTGGAATCTGATGAGCTCATACAG ATTGTAGGAGAGATTCGAGCTGCTCGGAATGCTCTCATGCAAGTAACTTCAAAACTACGAAGTTACATATACCGTGAGATGTCTGCTCCTATCCAAATGGGCAGCCTTAATGTACATGGATCCATTTCTCCAGCAAAAGGCTCACCTCGACTATATGCTGGAAATGACCTTCCAATGCCTATCTACCAACAAGCACCACAAATGGCAACTTCGTGGCACTCAAAG GATAGTGGACTTAGTGCAAGTGGATCGTTTGAGCAAGGGAGCAGCATTAATGATGATATAAGACAAACTAATACAAAGCG ATTTGCTGTCCCCCTAGTGACTAGAAGCACATTAGAAGTTGTCATACCCCAGAGTGCAGTTGCAAGCCTCAGCATGAGAGCTGGAAGCAAGCTTGCCCAAATAAGCGAG ATGTCTGGTGCGTCCGTCACGCTCGCTGAAGATAGGCCTGGAGTCATGGAAAAGGTTGTTAGAATATCCGGTACCCCCGAGCAGGCTGACAAAGCTCAGAGCTTGCTCCAGGGGTTCATACTTAGCA TCCAAGACGACATTCCTTCGGGCTAA